TGCCGACCCGCGACCGCTACGTCGGCCAGCAGCTGTTCCAGCAGCTCTCGCTGTGGGCACCGCGCCTGTGGCGCCGCGACGTCACCGCCGGGCACTGGCAACTGCTCGCCGAACCGGCGCAGTTGGGTAACTGGATCGACGAGTTCGTCAGCCACATCGAGGGCGGCGAAGCCACGCTGGAACTGCAACGCGCCGCGTTGAAACCCGGCGCCGGCTCCTTCGCCGGCAAGCTGGTGGTGGTCACCGGCGCGGGCGGCGGCATCGGCCGTTCGACCCTGCTGAGCTTCGCCGAACGCGGCGCCAGCGTGCTGGCCGCGGACATCGACCCGGCCGCCGCCGAGCGCAGCGCCGAACTGGCCCGCGCGGTGGGCGCCAGCGCCTGCAGCTATTGTGTGGACGTGGGCGACAGCGCGGCGATGGAGCGCTTCGCCCAGTGGGTGAAGAGCAGCCTCGGCGTGCCCGACGTGGTGGTCAGCAACGCCGGCATCGGCATGGCCGGGCCGATGCTCAAGACCACCTCGCAGGAATGGGAACGCCTGCTGCGCATCAACCTGTGGAGCGTGATCGACGGCTGCCGGCTGTTCGGCAAGCAGATGGTCGAGAGCGGCAAACCGGGGCATCTGGTCAACGTCGCCTCCGGCGTGGCTTTCGCGCCATCGCGCAACTACCCGGCCTACGCCACCAGCAAGGCGGCGGTGCTGATGCTCAGCGAATGCCTGCGCGCCGAGCTGGCCGGGCACGGTATCGGCGTCAGCGCGGCATGCCCGGGCTTCGTCGATACCGGCATCGTCCAGGCCACGCGCTTCGCCGGCCTGGATGACGAACAACAAGCCAAGCACCGCGCCAAGGTGCAGCGCTTCTATCGTCGACGCCGGCTCAGCCCGGACACCGTTGGCGAACGCATCACCCGCGCGGTGGAACGCAACCAGCCACTGGTGAAGGTCGGCAGCGAAGTGTACCTGGGCGCCCTGCAATGGCGCTTCATGCCCTGGCTGTCGCGCCTGTTCGCCCGTCTCAACCTGACCGCCTGAGAATCCCATGAACGACCATCATCACCAGCTGGTGCAACGCAAGGTGCAGTTCGACTACAGCGACTCGCCCCTGCACTGGATTCCCGGCGAGGCCGAGGCATCCCACACGATCAACGTCATCCACATGATGCTGCCGGCCGGCGAGCTGTGGTTCTGCCGGCTGTACAACAAGGCGCTGCCCTTCGTGAAGGAAGGCAACCTGCGCGACGACGTGCAGGGTTTCATCCGCCAGGAAGCGATGCACGCCCGCGCCCACTCCGGCGCCCTGGAGCGCTACCTGAACCACCACGGCATCGACTCGACGCGCTACCTGAAGGTCATGGACTACCTGTTCGAACAGTTGCTCAGCGATACGCCGCTGGGCCTTACCCTGTTCAACCGCACCGCCTGGCTCAAGCGCTGGTGGATCGGCCAGCGCTGCGCCATCGTCGCGGCGGTGGAGCACTTCACCTGCGTGCTGGGCAAGTGGATCCTGGAGGCCGACGCGCTGGACCGCGCCAAGGCCGACCCGGTGCTGCTGGACCTGTTCCGCTGGCACGGCGCCGAAGAGGTGGAGCACCGCAACGTCGCCCACGACCTGCACGTACACCTGGGCGGCAGCTTCGTCAGCCGCCAGCTGTGGATGTTCGTGGTGCTGCCGCTGATCATCTACCTGTTCGCCTTCGGCACCCGCACCCTGTCGCGGCAGGACCCGAGCATCGCCAGGCCGCGCTCCTTCGCCGCGATCTGGCGGGATGGTTCGCGCAATGGCGTGCTGCCGAAGATCAGCTCCGTGGCCACCAGCTTCCTGCGCTACTTCAAGCCCTGGTACCACCCGGATCACGAGGCCAACACCCAGGAAGCACTGGACTACCTGGCCCGCTCGCCGGCCGCCAGCCGCGCCGCGCGCGCCTCGTAAGCCCCTGCCCGCGTGCCCGCGCAGTGGCTGCGCGGGCACGCCAAACGCATACTGCGGCATCCGTCGCTCGATACAGGGATGCCGCCGTATGCCGATGGGAACCTACCCGCTTCACCCCGCCCTTTCCTCCCGCGTGGAGCGCCTGCCGGAACAGGTGGACGTGGTCATCGCCGGCAGCGGCATCATGGGCTGTGCCACCGCCTGGTACCTCGCCGGCCAGGGCATGAGTGTACTGGTGCTGGACAAGGCCGGCCTCGCCAGCCAGCAATCCACCCGCGCCTGGGGCTTCGTCCGCCAGCAGGCGCGCGACCCGGCGGAAGTGCCGCTGATGATGGCGGCGATCCCGCTCTGGGAGCGCCTGGAAGATGAGCTGCAACTGCCGCTGGAATGGCGCCAGGGCGGCTGCCTGTACCTCGCCGAAACGCCGGAGCAGCAGCGCAAGTACGAGGATTGGCTGAAGGTCGCCGCCAACTTCGGCCTCGGCACCCGCCTGCTCGGCCGCAGCGAAGTCGCCCAATTGATGCCCTCCCTGGCCGATCCCGCACTCGGGGCGCTGTACACCGCCAACGACGGCCAGGCCGAACCGCGCCGCGTCGCCCCCGGCTATGCGCTGCGCGCCATCGAGTGCGGCGCGCGGTTCGTCGAAGGTTGCGGCGTCACCGGCATCGATCGGGCCGCCGGCGCCATCTGCGGCGTGCAGACCGAACGTGGCTATGTGAAGACCCGACAATTGCTGGTCTGCGCCGGCGCCAGCAGTTGGCGCCTGGTGCAAAGCCTCGGCCTGGAACTACCGCAACAGGCGGTACGCTGCACCGTCTCGCGCACCAGCCCTGGCCCCGATGTCGGCGCGCAGAGCTTCATCGGCCACGGCATCGGCTTCCGCCAGCGTGCCGACGGCAGCCTCAACCTCGCCGACGAAACCCAGGCCGATATCGACCTCAATTTCGACTACCTGCGCGGCGCGCGGCATTACCTGCCGCACCTGCCGGCCAACCGCGCGAGCTTCTCGTTCAAGCTCAACGGCGCGCTACTGCACGACCTGCGCCAGCGCCTGCCGGGTTCGGAGCGCAGCGTGAACGGCCCGGTACTGGGTGAGCGCGACCCTCAGGTGAAGGTGAATACGTCCCGGGTGTTTGCGGCACAGAGCAACCTTGCCAAAGCCTTCCCGGCCCTGCGCGATGTGAAGGTGGTGGAGAGCTGGGCCGGCCTGATCGACGTGCTGCCGGATGGCATCCCGGTGCTCGATGCGCCAGCGGAAGTGCCTGGCCTGCTGGTGGCGACCGGGTTCTGCGGGCACGGATTCGCGATGGGGCCGATCATCGGCCAGTTGATGAGCCAGTGGATACTCAGGGGCGAACCGGGGATGGATCTGCATGCCTTCAGGCTGCGGCGCTTCGCCGACGGCACGGCGGGCAAGCCCTACTCGCTGTTCTGACGGAGCACGTCGCGCCCTTCGTAGGAGCGAGCTTGCTCGCGAACCGCAACCGATCCGGAACTCACCTGTAGGAGCGCGCCATGCGCGCGATTCGCGGACATGGTCCGCTTCTACAGGTGGACTGACTTCTGTGCCGGGAGAATTCGCGAGCAAGCTCGCTCCTACAAAAGCAGGATCGGCGCACATTGAGGGGCAGCGTTATTCCCCTTCCTCCCCCAAAGGCGAATCATCGCTCAACGCCCGCTCCAGCCAGTCCGTCGGCAGGTTCTTGCTGGCTCGCGCGCCCAGCAGCTTCACCTGTTCGGCACGGCTGATCAGGTTGCCGCGCCCCTCGCAGAGCTTGTTGCGCGCCGCGGCATAGGTCTTGTCCAACTGCTGCAGACGGGTACCCATCTCGTCCAGGTCCTGCACGAAGAGCACGAATTTGTCGTACAGCGCCCCGGCGCGCTCGGCGATCTCGCGGGCGTTCTGGTTCTGTCGTTCCTGGCGCCACAGGCTGTCGATCACCCGCAGGGTCGCCAGCAGGGTGGTCGGGCTGACGATCACGATATTGCGCTCGAAGGCCTCCTGGAACAGGTTCGGCTCCGCCTGCAACGCCGCCGAGAAGGCCGCTTCCACCGGCATGAACAGCAGCACGAAGTCGAGGCTGTGCAGCCCCTCCAGGCGCCGGTAATCCTTCCCGGAAAGTCCCTTCACATGGTTGCGCAGGGACAGCACGTGTGCCTTGAGCGCCTGCTGGCGGATCACCTCGTCCTCGGCGGCGATGAACTGCTGGTAGGCGGTCAGGCTGACCTTGGCGTCCACCACCACCTGCTTGTCGCCAGGCAGGCGGATCAGCACGTCGGGCTGGAAGCGCTCGCCATCCGGCGCACGCAGGCTGACCTGGGTTTCGTACTCGCGCCCCTTCTCCAGCCCGGCATGCTCCAGCACCCGCTCCAGCACCAGTTCGCCCCAGTTGCCCTGGGTCTTCTGGCCCTTCAACGCACGGGTCAGGTTGGTGGCTTCCTCGCCCAGGCGCAGGTTCAGCTGCTGCAGGCGCTCCAGTTCCTTGGTCAGCGAGAAGCGCTCGCGGGCCTCGGCCTGGTAACTCTCCTCCACGCGTTTCTCGAAGGACTGGATGCGTTCCTTGAGTGGGTCGAGCAGTTGACCGAGACGCTGCTGGCTGGACTCGGCGAAGCGCTGCTCGCGCTCGTCGAAGATCTTCCCGGCCAGCTCGGCGAACTGCGCGCGCAACTCGTCCCGCGCCGCCTGCAAATCGCCCAGGCGCTGCTGGTGGTTATCCTGCTGCTCACGCAGTTCGGCGGACAAGGCTGCATGTTCGGCGGACAGGCGCCGCAGCTCGGCCTCCTTGTCCGCGCGTTCGGCCTGCCAATCCTGCTCCGCCGCGCCCAGGCGCTCACGTTCCTGCTTGCCCAGCTCCACCTCGCGGCGCAGCGCGGCAACTTCAGCCGACAACTCGCCGTGCCGGCCGCTCAGGCGCTGGAACGCCTCGCGATCCGCCTCGGCCTGGGCGGACAACCCATCCTGCGCGAGTTGCGCATTGGCCAGGCGCTCGCGCAGCAGGGCCACTTCCTGCTCCGTGGCGACACGCTGCGATTGCAGTCGCCAGGCCAGCGCGGCCATCGGCAACAGACCGGCAAGCGCGCCGAGCAACAGGGCGGACAGGTCGAGAGGCATGCGGTACTCCGGGGTGTGGCAAAGGATCGCGCAATACTAACAGCCGACCACCTCGAGACGCGTTGCCACCTGTAAAGGCCCTGGAACAGGGCTCCTGAGCAAGCGCTCGGGACAATCCACAGAAGCTGTGGATAAGTTGGTGGAAAACGTGATGAAAAAGCGCCCTACCCCCAGTGAATCGGGGGCGCGTGACAGATTGGCGATTTTTTCACCAATGAAAATTTTCCTTATCTTTCAATAAGTTAAAAAACGCAAGAGAAACAAGCAGGTGGCTAAATGCAATATTGCAGGGGCTTGACAGTACGCATCGGCATTGTGCACAAGTGCGCGCCAGACAGCAGCCGACCGCCCCGTTTCAGGGCAGCGGAAAGGACGGTGTGAAGCGGAAAACGAGCAGGAGCCGGATCAGCCAGGCGAAGCACGCGCCGATACCCGTGGCATCCGATGCGGGCTCGAGGGCGGGGGAGTCAGCCGTCTCATGCCCACTCCATTCGCCGGGGCAGACGCCGTTCGGAACGGCTGACCTTGGGCGGATTGGGCAGCGGCGTGGCCTGCCGCTCGGCAGCGCAGACCCGCGCAAAGATACGCTCAGCCGCGCCACGGCTGCCACAGTCGAAGAAGAATTGATTCAGGTAGACCCGCCAGCGCCGACTGTCGTTGGGGTGGACCGCTATCCGTATATCCAAGGTGTGGCACTCCCTGCGTGACCATCCCGCACCTTACACCGATGCCTGCGATACCATGCCACGGCACGACGGACGGTCAGGCGGGATACGGGAGGCACCCGTCCACCAGGAACTGCGTGCGCGGGAACAATCGCGGCGTGTCCGGCACCTGGGCGTGCTTGAAGGCGACATACTCCCCCGTGGTCTCG
This Pseudomonas sp. ATCC 13867 DNA region includes the following protein-coding sequences:
- a CDS encoding metal-dependent hydrolase, which gives rise to MNDHHHQLVQRKVQFDYSDSPLHWIPGEAEASHTINVIHMMLPAGELWFCRLYNKALPFVKEGNLRDDVQGFIRQEAMHARAHSGALERYLNHHGIDSTRYLKVMDYLFEQLLSDTPLGLTLFNRTAWLKRWWIGQRCAIVAAVEHFTCVLGKWILEADALDRAKADPVLLDLFRWHGAEEVEHRNVAHDLHVHLGGSFVSRQLWMFVVLPLIIYLFAFGTRTLSRQDPSIARPRSFAAIWRDGSRNGVLPKISSVATSFLRYFKPWYHPDHEANTQEALDYLARSPAASRAARAS
- a CDS encoding SDR family oxidoreductase, whose translation is MNAMLEKALPTPERLEVQSGNVRLAVWRWGEPHLPMVLFVHGYPDNHEVWLPLIRRLSGRFQLVAYDVRGAGESDKPRKTRDYRLELLSQDLRAVLDAVSPQRAVHLVAHDWGSIQTWESVTDPQLRARIASYTSVSGPCLDHVGFWMRDRLRRKTPRALLQMASQLLHSWYIYYFHLPLLPSLSWRFGAAKAWPQYLRKVEGIRNPARNPHQASDGEHGVKLYRANFITSIFKPRKRHTEVPVQLIVPTRDRYVGQQLFQQLSLWAPRLWRRDVTAGHWQLLAEPAQLGNWIDEFVSHIEGGEATLELQRAALKPGAGSFAGKLVVVTGAGGGIGRSTLLSFAERGASVLAADIDPAAAERSAELARAVGASACSYCVDVGDSAAMERFAQWVKSSLGVPDVVVSNAGIGMAGPMLKTTSQEWERLLRINLWSVIDGCRLFGKQMVESGKPGHLVNVASGVAFAPSRNYPAYATSKAAVLMLSECLRAELAGHGIGVSAACPGFVDTGIVQATRFAGLDDEQQAKHRAKVQRFYRRRRLSPDTVGERITRAVERNQPLVKVGSEVYLGALQWRFMPWLSRLFARLNLTA
- a CDS encoding NAD(P)/FAD-dependent oxidoreductase → MPMGTYPLHPALSSRVERLPEQVDVVIAGSGIMGCATAWYLAGQGMSVLVLDKAGLASQQSTRAWGFVRQQARDPAEVPLMMAAIPLWERLEDELQLPLEWRQGGCLYLAETPEQQRKYEDWLKVAANFGLGTRLLGRSEVAQLMPSLADPALGALYTANDGQAEPRRVAPGYALRAIECGARFVEGCGVTGIDRAAGAICGVQTERGYVKTRQLLVCAGASSWRLVQSLGLELPQQAVRCTVSRTSPGPDVGAQSFIGHGIGFRQRADGSLNLADETQADIDLNFDYLRGARHYLPHLPANRASFSFKLNGALLHDLRQRLPGSERSVNGPVLGERDPQVKVNTSRVFAAQSNLAKAFPALRDVKVVESWAGLIDVLPDGIPVLDAPAEVPGLLVATGFCGHGFAMGPIIGQLMSQWILRGEPGMDLHAFRLRRFADGTAGKPYSLF
- the rmuC gene encoding DNA recombination protein RmuC, yielding MLRERLANAQLAQDGLSAQAEADREAFQRLSGRHGELSAEVAALRREVELGKQERERLGAAEQDWQAERADKEAELRRLSAEHAALSAELREQQDNHQQRLGDLQAARDELRAQFAELAGKIFDEREQRFAESSQQRLGQLLDPLKERIQSFEKRVEESYQAEARERFSLTKELERLQQLNLRLGEEATNLTRALKGQKTQGNWGELVLERVLEHAGLEKGREYETQVSLRAPDGERFQPDVLIRLPGDKQVVVDAKVSLTAYQQFIAAEDEVIRQQALKAHVLSLRNHVKGLSGKDYRRLEGLHSLDFVLLFMPVEAAFSAALQAEPNLFQEAFERNIVIVSPTTLLATLRVIDSLWRQERQNQNAREIAERAGALYDKFVLFVQDLDEMGTRLQQLDKTYAAARNKLCEGRGNLISRAEQVKLLGARASKNLPTDWLERALSDDSPLGEEGE